A window of the Gordonia humi genome harbors these coding sequences:
- a CDS encoding gamma carbonic anhydrase family protein: MTFYALGGVRPTVDETAYVHPAATVIGDVTIGPESSVWPGAVLRGDMGSIVVGARTSIQDNTVLHTTEEWPTVIGDDCVVGHIAHLEGCTVGNRCLIGSGSVVLNRAQIGDGCVVGGQALVAEDTVAPPGTMLLGVPARPRDVAPDDVTAWIDYGVGEYRENARRYRAELRPVEPIRRSSPIR, encoded by the coding sequence ATGACGTTCTACGCCCTGGGCGGAGTGCGGCCCACCGTCGATGAGACCGCATACGTCCATCCGGCGGCGACGGTGATCGGCGACGTGACGATCGGACCGGAGTCGTCGGTGTGGCCCGGCGCGGTGCTGCGCGGCGACATGGGCTCCATCGTCGTCGGCGCCCGCACCTCCATTCAGGACAACACGGTGCTGCACACCACCGAGGAGTGGCCCACGGTGATCGGCGACGACTGCGTCGTCGGACACATCGCCCACCTCGAAGGATGCACGGTCGGAAACCGCTGTCTGATCGGCTCCGGCTCAGTGGTGCTCAACCGCGCACAGATCGGCGACGGCTGTGTGGTCGGCGGTCAGGCCCTCGTCGCCGAGGACACCGTCGCCCCGCCGGGCACCATGCTGCTCGGTGTGCCCGCCCGTCCACGTGACGTCGCACCCGACGACGTGACCGCCTGGATCGACTACGGCGTGGGCGAGTACCGCGAGAACGCCCGCCGTTACCGTGCCGAACTGCGTCCCGTCGAACCCATCCGCCGGTCGAGTCCCATCCGCTGA
- the fdxA gene encoding ferredoxin: MPYVIASPCVDTMDRSCTEECPVDCIYEGDRKLYINPKECIDCGACEPVCPVEAISQDRRVPEEDEAFIADNRAFFELALPGRDEPLLAPGGSHKVGSLGVDTPMVADL; encoded by the coding sequence ATGCCTTACGTCATCGCCAGCCCGTGCGTCGACACGATGGACCGCAGCTGCACCGAGGAGTGCCCGGTGGACTGCATCTACGAAGGCGACCGCAAGCTGTACATCAATCCCAAGGAGTGCATCGACTGCGGTGCCTGCGAACCCGTCTGCCCGGTCGAGGCGATCAGCCAGGACCGTCGTGTGCCCGAGGAGGACGAGGCGTTCATCGCCGACAATCGCGCCTTCTTCGAGCTCGCGCTTCCCGGACGTGACGAGCCGCTGCTGGCCCCGGGCGGCTCGCACAAGGTGGGCTCGCTCGGCGTCGACACGCCGATGGTCGCCGATCTGTAG
- a CDS encoding 3-hydroxyacyl-CoA dehydrogenase NAD-binding domain-containing protein — MNDAVALPDVVGVVGGGRMGAGIAHAMLLAGSAVTVLERDADAARGARERVERAVAASVKRGVVPSPEPVVARLSVTTDVTDLASSGLVVEAVPEDVSLKTETLSRVEGVVADDAAIATNTSSISLDVLGAALRVPARLVGLHFFNPVPASKLIEVVYTDAGDPALTERAAGWVRAMGKTPVVIRNAPGFASSRLGVAVGLEAIRMVEDGVASAVDIDAAMELGYGYPMGPLKLTDIVGIDVRLGISRYLESELGPRFAPPRLMVDMVERGDLGRKSGRGFYEWDD, encoded by the coding sequence GTGAACGACGCCGTGGCACTGCCCGATGTGGTCGGAGTGGTCGGCGGTGGACGCATGGGCGCGGGCATCGCGCACGCCATGCTCCTCGCGGGATCTGCCGTCACCGTCCTCGAACGCGACGCCGATGCGGCGCGCGGCGCCCGCGAGCGCGTCGAACGCGCGGTGGCGGCGAGCGTGAAACGCGGAGTCGTCCCGTCTCCCGAGCCGGTCGTCGCACGACTCTCGGTGACCACCGACGTCACCGATCTGGCCTCGTCGGGGCTGGTCGTAGAGGCCGTCCCGGAGGACGTGTCTCTCAAGACCGAGACGTTGTCGCGGGTGGAGGGCGTCGTCGCCGACGACGCGGCGATCGCCACCAACACCTCGAGCATCTCGCTCGACGTGCTCGGTGCCGCACTGCGTGTGCCGGCGCGCCTGGTGGGCCTGCACTTCTTCAACCCGGTGCCCGCCAGCAAGCTGATCGAGGTCGTGTACACCGACGCGGGCGATCCGGCGCTCACCGAACGCGCAGCCGGGTGGGTGCGTGCGATGGGCAAGACCCCCGTCGTCATCCGCAACGCACCGGGTTTCGCGAGTAGCCGCCTGGGCGTCGCCGTCGGCCTGGAGGCCATTCGGATGGTCGAGGACGGCGTCGCGTCCGCCGTCGACATCGACGCCGCGATGGAACTCGGATACGGCTACCCGATGGGCCCGTTGAAGTTGACCGACATCGTCGGAATCGATGTGCGCCTGGGCATCTCACGCTATCTGGAGTCCGAGCTCGGGCCGCGGTTCGCGCCGCCGCGGCTGATGGTCGACATGGTGGAGCGCGGCGACCTCGGCCGCAAGAGCGGCCGCGGCTTCTACGAGTGGGACGATTAG
- a CDS encoding DUF6158 family protein, with protein MSPTTGSAGPAGRPAHELTDAELEQQGATAHETRNWVFLNGTAEQFATHTARMLELEQEYLRRHPMRTWQGSGGAAGEQSELDVLKQALRGILVQITALLDSEPVRRDGEHTAVTDPTAALLSRIAAADGGRMHKLEVHQAAREVGLERSALAKLYQSDPPLLITEQSDRVITDAGRARLAEAGE; from the coding sequence ATGTCCCCCACCACCGGCTCGGCAGGCCCCGCCGGGCGCCCCGCGCACGAGCTGACCGACGCCGAACTCGAACAGCAGGGCGCCACCGCGCACGAGACGCGCAACTGGGTGTTCCTCAACGGCACCGCCGAGCAGTTCGCGACGCATACCGCACGCATGCTCGAACTGGAACAGGAGTATCTGCGCCGCCACCCGATGCGCACGTGGCAGGGTTCCGGCGGCGCGGCGGGCGAGCAGAGTGAACTCGACGTCCTCAAGCAGGCGCTGCGCGGGATTCTGGTACAGATCACCGCCCTCCTCGACTCCGAGCCCGTCCGCCGCGACGGCGAGCACACCGCCGTCACGGACCCGACCGCCGCTCTGCTGTCCCGGATCGCCGCGGCAGACGGTGGGCGCATGCACAAGCTGGAAGTCCACCAGGCCGCTCGCGAGGTCGGGCTGGAGCGCTCGGCGCTGGCCAAGCTGTACCAGTCCGACCCGCCGCTGCTGATCACCGAGCAGTCCGACCGCGTGATCACCGACGCGGGGCGCGCACGTCTAGCGGAGGCCGGGGAGTGA
- a CDS encoding amidohydrolase family protein produces MLNGHRLIDAHVHVPMLDTLAPAWIDWAREFGADGLLESVWDTDGRPIPARLDAVFAAQDVDGALLLCEYSPKATGMQLFDDLLPLVEYNPTRFRPVANVNPHLHFPIAKELTRQLDHGAAALKLHPVHGGFRCDDRALYPAYQVLEERGVPLIVHCGTSTFPGSMNELADPEILLPVVRDHPGLNVVLAHGGRGWWYDAAAFMALSYDTVWIELSGLPPKRLPDYYAKFSLRRLSRKWIFATDWPGVPGVAANARAVVDLGLDEETAALVLGGNAIDVYAGLDHLKEAS; encoded by the coding sequence GTGCTGAACGGACATCGTCTGATCGACGCGCACGTGCATGTGCCGATGCTCGACACCCTCGCGCCGGCCTGGATCGACTGGGCGCGAGAGTTCGGCGCCGACGGGCTCCTGGAGTCCGTGTGGGACACCGACGGGAGACCGATCCCCGCGCGGCTCGACGCGGTCTTCGCCGCGCAGGACGTGGACGGCGCGCTGCTGCTGTGCGAGTACAGTCCGAAGGCCACCGGCATGCAGCTCTTCGACGATCTGTTGCCGCTGGTCGAGTACAACCCGACCCGGTTCCGTCCCGTCGCGAACGTGAATCCGCACCTGCACTTCCCCATCGCGAAAGAACTGACCCGTCAGCTCGACCACGGTGCGGCCGCGCTGAAGCTGCACCCGGTGCACGGCGGGTTCCGATGCGACGACCGCGCGCTCTATCCCGCGTATCAGGTGCTCGAAGAACGCGGTGTGCCGCTGATCGTGCACTGTGGGACCAGCACGTTCCCCGGATCCATGAACGAGTTGGCAGATCCGGAGATCCTCCTGCCCGTGGTGCGCGATCACCCGGGGCTGAACGTCGTTCTCGCGCACGGCGGTCGCGGCTGGTGGTACGACGCGGCCGCGTTCATGGCGCTCAGCTACGACACCGTGTGGATCGAGCTCTCCGGTCTGCCGCCCAAGCGCCTCCCCGACTACTACGCGAAGTTCAGCCTGCGGCGTCTGTCTCGCAAATGGATCTTCGCCACCGACTGGCCGGGGGTCCCGGGCGTCGCCGCCAACGCGCGGGCGGTCGTCGACCTCGGGCTCGACGAGGAGACCGCCGCACTCGTACTCGGCGGCAACGCGATCGACGTCTACGCCGGACTCGACCACTTGAAGGAGGCGTCATGA
- a CDS encoding enoyl-CoA hydratase/isomerase family protein: MSDRRLRIETLDDRVIVSLDRPATKNAIDAEMVAELHAVCQELETDPKPMIVTGGPEIFAGGADIGQLRERRNVDALAGVNSGIFDRIARLPMPTLAAVAGYALGGGAELAYACDFRIGTPTVRLGNPEGGLGILAAAGASWRLIELVGEPLAKEILLAGRTLNAEQAREVRLLNEVVDADQLLETANAWVDRMLRNAPLALRMTKLALRMPREAHPTFDNVAQAVLFETDEKERRMTAFLDRKNTERKQK, encoded by the coding sequence ATGAGCGACCGACGTCTACGCATCGAGACGCTCGACGACCGCGTGATCGTCTCCCTCGACCGACCGGCCACCAAGAACGCGATCGACGCCGAGATGGTCGCCGAGCTGCACGCGGTGTGCCAGGAGCTGGAGACAGATCCCAAGCCGATGATCGTGACCGGCGGCCCCGAGATATTCGCCGGTGGCGCCGACATCGGTCAGCTGCGCGAGCGGCGCAACGTCGACGCGTTGGCCGGCGTCAACTCGGGGATCTTCGATCGCATCGCGCGCCTTCCGATGCCGACGCTCGCCGCCGTCGCCGGTTACGCGCTCGGCGGCGGCGCCGAACTCGCCTACGCCTGCGACTTCCGGATCGGCACTCCCACCGTGAGACTCGGCAATCCCGAAGGCGGTCTCGGCATCCTCGCCGCGGCGGGCGCGTCGTGGCGGCTGATCGAGCTCGTCGGTGAACCGCTCGCCAAGGAGATCCTGCTGGCCGGCCGGACGCTGAACGCCGAACAGGCGCGCGAGGTACGCCTGCTCAACGAGGTCGTCGACGCCGATCAGCTGCTGGAGACCGCGAACGCCTGGGTCGACCGGATGCTCCGCAACGCACCCCTGGCCTTGCGGATGACCAAGTTGGCACTGCGCATGCCGCGCGAGGCGCACCCGACGTTCGACAACGTCGCGCAGGCCGTCCTGTTCGAGACCGACGAGAAGGAGCGGCGCATGACCGCGTTCCTCGACCGGAAGAACACCGAGAGGAAGCAGAAGTGA